A window of Aurantibacillus circumpalustris genomic DNA:
TTTACAATTCGTGTGGCTGATTTAGGAAATATAAATCCTGGTCATACCACAGAAGATACTTATTTTGCTTTGAGAAGTACCGTTGATCAACTTATTCGCAGAAACGTTGTACCTATTATTATTGGTGGTTCGCAGGATTTAACTTACGGACAGTTCCTTGGCTACAAAGATTTGGAACAAACCATTAATGTGGTAGCTGTTGATAGTGTTTTTGATCTTGGAAATCCTGATGAAGATATTACAAACACCTCTTACCTCGGTAAAATTATTTTACACCAACCTAACTTTTTATTTAACTACAGTAACATTGGGTATCAAACCTACCTCGTCGATCAAAACAGTTTGCAAATGATGAACAGGTTGTATTTTGATGTTTATCGTTTAGGTCAAGTACGTGATAAAATTGAAGAGGCAGAACCTATTATCCGGCAAGCAGACATGATTACTTTTGATATTACTGCCATTAAACACTCTGATGCGCCTGCTAACCCTAATGCTTCACCAAACGGTTTTTATGCAGAAGAAGCGTGTCAAATGATGCGTTATGCTGGCATGAATGATAAATTATCATCACTTGGTCTTTATGAAATTAATCCTGAATTTGATATCAGCGGAAAGACTGTTCACCTTGCTGCTCAAATGATTTGGTGTTTTATGGATGGATTTTACAACCGTAAAAATGATTTTCCAAATCGCACAAGTCCAGAGTATACACGCTTTCACGTAATTCTACAAGATGAGAAATACGAAATTAATTTTTACAAAAGCAAAAAGAGCGACCGCTGGTGGATGGAGATCCCCTACCCGCCTCACAAAGATTTAAAGTTTGAGAGACATACCTTGATTCCTTGTTCTTATAAAGATTATGAGTTAGCTACAAATAACGAGATTCCAGATCGTTGGTGGCAGACTTATCAAAAACTGAGTTAGTCTCACTTTCTTTTCGTTTCAATTTAAACACAGAGATTCTGAGGTTCACAGAGATAATGAATTAAAGTTACTGTTAGTTCGAGTAGAAAAATCCGCCTCTTTTGGTTTTCGTATCGAAAACCAACTTAATCGTTCTCGATACGGTTTGCAAAGTGGCAGCAAACCTACTCGAACGGACTAGTTCAGTTAATCCCTAATTTTCTCAATTGAACACAAAGAAACAGAGGTACTGAGGCACCGAGAGATAATCAATTTAAGTTACAGTCTGTTCGGGTAGAAGAATCCGCCTCTTTTGATTTTTCGTATCGAGAACTAGCTTAAAAGTTCTCGATACGGTTTGCAAGGAAGTAGCAAACCTACTCGAACAGATAGTCTTAGTTTAGTGCATGAATATTAGATTAGTTACGGAATCTTAATTCGTTTTTTTTTCTTCAATTTCTATCTGAACACTATTTAAGCTCAGCGCATCCGTGCCGCATAAGTTCTGTGTTAGAACCACCTAGTTCTCAATAATTTTAAACTCCACCCTCCTATTCATCTGCTCGTCTTCTGGTGATTTTTCAATTTTTATTTTTGGTTGTGTATGTCCGTAACCCTTATAAGTTAAACGATCTTCGTCAATTCCGTTGCGGACTAAATAATTGTAAATAGCCAACGCTCTGTTCTCAGACAAATTCATTTCTTGTGTATCCAGATCAAGTCCATCAATATTACCCGGTTCACAACAGATGTGCCCCTGAATTTCGATTTTTAAATTAGGGTGTTCTTTTAGTGTTTCTAAAACTGATTCTAAAATTGGAATCGCGGTTTTTACAATAACATGTCGCCCAGGAATAAAATTAAGTCCTTCAAAGCTCATGCTCTCTCCTTTTTCAATGGTGATAAGATTTTTTGGTCCTCCAACAGCCACAGGCTTATCTTTTTTCTGCGTGATGTTTTCTCTTTCTCCTATTCGCTTACGTGGAAACGTTACAGCTACAATTACATCAACTCTTCTTTGAGATGGTTCACCAAGAATAGAAGAATTATCATACGAATTCTTTTCGCCCACTCCGACACATTTAATCACGTTGAGTGAAGGGTTCTTCTTTAGTAAATAATCTTTTATCGCATTCGCCCTTTTAAGTGATAAGTCTTTATTGTAAGCGTCATTACACAGAAAGTCGGCATACCCACAGATGTTAACTGCTAGCGTGTTTTTAGATTCTGCGGTAAGCATAGAATCTAATCGATTAAAATTTAAGTTTGATTCTACTTCATTTATCGCATAAAAAAGACTTATCGTAAAGGTTTTGTTTTGAGTAAAGGCTGCTTTTAAATTTAAAAGTAGTGTAAGAAAAAGAATCGAATACTTCATCGGTTAAAGATACTGGAATTAATTTTGGTGGATTGCGAACCAAATTTTAAATAAAAAAAACGCATACCTTTTAAAGTATGCGTTTCTAATTTAAGTTTAAAATCTATTCCGGTTTATTAAGATTACTATGTTTTCTGCTGTACATAAAATAAATTAAAAGCCCAAGAATCATCCATGCTCCAGCCGATGCTAAAGTAAAAATATCCAAAGCAATAATCATAAATGCACAAACAATAATACCTAAAATTGGAACCAATGGAACTAAAGGAGTTCTGAATGGACGCGGCACATCTGGATCGCTTTTGCGCATAATCAGAATACCAGCACATACCAATACAAAGGCAAATAAGGTTCCAAACGAAGTAAGATCACCGGCAACGCTACCTGGAATAAAAGCGGCAAACAATCCAACAAAAACTAATAGAATTAAATTTGATTTGTAAGGTGTTTGAAATTTAGGGTGCAAATTAGAGAACACGCGTGGAATTAAACCATCTTGCGACATCGTAAAGAAAACGCGAGATTGACCCATTAACATTACTAAAATTACAGAAGAAAATCCTGCAAGAATAGCAATCGTAACACTTGTACCCAACCACTCATAACCAATCATGTATTTTTGAATGGCATACGAAACAGAAGCCTCTTTTCCTGCTGCACCAAATTCACTCCAATGAGCAACACCGGTTAATACATAAGAGAATAAAACATAAAGAATTGTACAAACAACTAAGGAACCTAAAATTCCAATTGGCATATCGCGTTTAGGATTCTTTGCTTCTTGCGCAGCAGTAGATACCGCATCAAAACCAATAAAGGCAAAAAACACAACCGCAGCACCTCCTAAGATTCCACCATAACCCCAGGTAAAAATTGATTCATGTCCAGGTGTACCTTCAGGAATTAAATATGGCGTATGATTAGCTGGATCAATAAAATTCCAACCAATCACAATAAATACGAGTACAATACTCACTTTAACAAAAACAATAATGCCGTTTACGATAGCGGACTCTTGTGTTCCTTTAATTAATAATAAAGTTAGAATAAGTAAAATACCAAGTGCAGGAATATTAACTAGACCAGACTGTACATTTACAGTGGCTTTCAATGTTTCTGATAAATGTTCGTACTGACCGTCGGACAAAACTAAAACACCGTCTTTGGCCATTTTTGATATTTCGGCAGGAAACTGAGCAATGGCTGAACCGACGACCGTATAAAGACTTTCAAACGGAGAGTGACAGAGTTCATAAGGTATTCGTCCACCTAACAAGTTGTTGAGATATTCACTCCAAGCAATAGAAACCGTTGCTGCACCTAAAGCATACTCCATGATTAACGCCCAACCAATAATCCAACCAATTAGTTCTCCCATAGTGGTGTATGCGTAGGTATACGCGCTTCCAGCAATGGGAATCATGGCTGCGAATTCAGCATAACAGAGTCCAGCAAAAGCACAACCAACAGCTGCAACAACAAACGACATAGTAACACCAGATCCGGCATTATCAGCTGCTGCTGCTGCAGTTCTAACAAATAAACCAGCACCAATAATAGCACCAATTCCTAATGCGATCAATGACCACATTCCTAAGGTTTTCTTTAACCCATGTTCTCCGGAGGCCGCATCTGCCAACAATTTACTTAATGACTTTTTTCTGAAGATATCTGACATATGTGATTATTTATTATAAAGCCAAATTAACTAATTTAA
This region includes:
- a CDS encoding amino acid permease, which encodes MSDIFRKKSLSKLLADAASGEHGLKKTLGMWSLIALGIGAIIGAGLFVRTAAAAADNAGSGVTMSFVVAAVGCAFAGLCYAEFAAMIPIAGSAYTYAYTTMGELIGWIIGWALIMEYALGAATVSIAWSEYLNNLLGGRIPYELCHSPFESLYTVVGSAIAQFPAEISKMAKDGVLVLSDGQYEHLSETLKATVNVQSGLVNIPALGILLILTLLLIKGTQESAIVNGIIVFVKVSIVLVFIVIGWNFIDPANHTPYLIPEGTPGHESIFTWGYGGILGGAAVVFFAFIGFDAVSTAAQEAKNPKRDMPIGILGSLVVCTILYVLFSYVLTGVAHWSEFGAAGKEASVSYAIQKYMIGYEWLGTSVTIAILAGFSSVILVMLMGQSRVFFTMSQDGLIPRVFSNLHPKFQTPYKSNLILLVFVGLFAAFIPGSVAGDLTSFGTLFAFVLVCAGILIMRKSDPDVPRPFRTPLVPLVPILGIIVCAFMIIALDIFTLASAGAWMILGLLIYFMYSRKHSNLNKPE
- a CDS encoding formimidoylglutamase, which gives rise to MSDIAHFFTPVDPESILDFKALKELQFGNLFSIYTDTDNFPELDNIDIAIIGVSEDRNSENNAGCSVAPDAVRAYLYKLYGGSFTIRVADLGNINPGHTTEDTYFALRSTVDQLIRRNVVPIIIGGSQDLTYGQFLGYKDLEQTINVVAVDSVFDLGNPDEDITNTSYLGKIILHQPNFLFNYSNIGYQTYLVDQNSLQMMNRLYFDVYRLGQVRDKIEEAEPIIRQADMITFDITAIKHSDAPANPNASPNGFYAEEACQMMRYAGMNDKLSSLGLYEINPEFDISGKTVHLAAQMIWCFMDGFYNRKNDFPNRTSPEYTRFHVILQDEKYEINFYKSKKSDRWWMEIPYPPHKDLKFERHTLIPCSYKDYELATNNEIPDRWWQTYQKLS
- a CDS encoding OmpA family protein — translated: MKYSILFLTLLLNLKAAFTQNKTFTISLFYAINEVESNLNFNRLDSMLTAESKNTLAVNICGYADFLCNDAYNKDLSLKRANAIKDYLLKKNPSLNVIKCVGVGEKNSYDNSSILGEPSQRRVDVIVAVTFPRKRIGERENITQKKDKPVAVGGPKNLITIEKGESMSFEGLNFIPGRHVIVKTAIPILESVLETLKEHPNLKIEIQGHICCEPGNIDGLDLDTQEMNLSENRALAIYNYLVRNGIDEDRLTYKGYGHTQPKIKIEKSPEDEQMNRRVEFKIIEN